Within the Borreliella valaisiana VS116 genome, the region AAAAGAAAAAGATAAAGTTAAACTAGCAACTCTTCAACTAATAAAAGAAAAATATAAAATAGAAGAAGAAGATTTTGTATCATCAGAAATTGAAATAGTGCCCGCAGGAACAGCAAAAGATGTCGGATTTGACAAAGCTTTAATTGGTGCTTACGGACAAGATGATAAAATATGCGCTTACACTTCACTAGAATCTATATTTGATCTTGAAGAGGCCCCAAACAAAACAGCTATTTGCTTCCTTGTAGACAAAGAAGAAATTGGTTCAACAGGTTCAACTGGACTAGACTCAAGATATCTTGAATATTTTGTTTCTGACATGATCTTTAAAATTAAAAAATCAGAATATAATAATCTTCACGTCCAAAAAGCCTTTTGGAATTCAAAAAGCATCTCTGCTGATGTTTGCGCAGCAATAAACCCGCTATTTAGCTCAGTTCATGACGAACAAAATGCTCCTAAACTTGGATATGGTATACCAATAATGAAATACACAGGACATGGTGGAAAAAGTATGGCCAGCGATGCTGATGCCGAGCTTGTTTCTTATATTAGGCAATTATTAAATAAAAAAAATGTAGCCTGGCAAGTAGCAACACTTGGAAAAGTAGAAGAAGGGGGAGGGGGAACTGTTGCTAAATTCTTAGCTAGCTATGGAATAAGAACAATAGACATGGGACCTGCTGTTATAAGCATGCATTCTCCAATGGAAATAACTTCTAAATTTGATTTATACAATGCTTACTTAGCATACAAAGCTTTCTATAAGGAATAAAATTGCTATGGTAGATTTAGAAAAAACAAATAAAATCAAAGTAGCAGAGCATATTGTAGAATGCTTTGGGGGAATCAAAAATATTAAAAACATAAACAAAGACATAACAAGAATAAAAATTTTAGTAGACAGCAATTCTTTGGTTAAAAGAGACGATTTAACAAAAAATGACAACATAATAGGAACTATTAAATCTAATGAACTTACAGAAGTTGTAATGAATTTTGAAATAATCGAAGATGTTTATAATAAAATTTTATATATGATGAATGATCAAAAACAATAAAGCCTCTTCAGAGGCTTTATTTTATTGTCTAATATCTCTCATATATTCAATAACAGATTCGGATCCCAACTCTTTATTCAAAATTTT harbors:
- a CDS encoding aminopeptidase, producing the protein MKNQNPWISLSEEEKNQIFNFSEGYKKFISKFKTEREVTSYALDKAKKKGFLNAEEKKNLMPGDKIFYTCREKSVAFAIIGKNPIENGMNLIVSHTDSPRLDAKPSPISEENELSFLKTNYYGGIKKYQWLSIPLSIRGVIFLKNGEKVEINIGDNENDPVFVIPDILPHLDRKIQRNKKSDEIVEGENLKILIGSLPIETKEKDKVKLATLQLIKEKYKIEEEDFVSSEIEIVPAGTAKDVGFDKALIGAYGQDDKICAYTSLESIFDLEEAPNKTAICFLVDKEEIGSTGSTGLDSRYLEYFVSDMIFKIKKSEYNNLHVQKAFWNSKSISADVCAAINPLFSSVHDEQNAPKLGYGIPIMKYTGHGGKSMASDADAELVSYIRQLLNKKNVAWQVATLGKVEEGGGGTVAKFLASYGIRTIDMGPAVISMHSPMEITSKFDLYNAYLAYKAFYKE
- a CDS encoding PTS transporter subunit EIIB, which codes for MVDLEKTNKIKVAEHIVECFGGIKNIKNINKDITRIKILVDSNSLVKRDDLTKNDNIIGTIKSNELTEVVMNFEIIEDVYNKILYMMNDQKQ